The Haloarcula sp. CBA1127 genomic interval AGCTGTGGTGAATCCGGATTCGCCTTCACCGTCTCCGCGGCGTCCCAGACTGCGGTCTCGGTCAAGCGCTGTGCGGCCTCGTTTGCGGCTTCGAAATTCGGAATCCGGTCGTGGGGCGGGAACGGGAATCGAGCGATACTGCGCTCTTCCAGCGCGTCCCAGACCGTCTCGCGGATAGTTTGTTTATCCATGGCGCTATGGCCTCCGGCGGCGAACCTGCTGTGTGCAGACCAGCGCCAGCAGCGCGACAAGTGCCCCAACAGCCGTGAATCCGGGGCCACTGGCGTCGGTCGTGGACTGGTCAGTGCTTGGCGTGTGGTCCGCGGGCGTGGGCTCGCTCGTTTTGGTCTCGGCCGGCATCACCGCCGACCGTGGGACGTAGCTGTCGGCGTCGTAGCGGTCCGGATAGAGCTGTGCAGTGGCATTATGTGCGAACGAAACTACGCTCCGCGGGGCGGGCTGGTTGATGTTCCGGACCTGTACGGCGACCGTCGAATTGGTCTCGCCTGCGGTCGTGCTGGCGTAGGGTTCTGTCTCCGCAACGGTCGCTGTGTTCTCGGTGACGAAGAGGACATCCGGGTCGAGCTGGAGGATGACCTCGTCGCTGAGCTGTGGATACTGGGTGTGGTTGCGGGCCGCAACGTTCTCCGCGCCCGCGAGTTCGATGAGCGACGTGACGAAGGTGTTGCCCGCCGCCACGTACCCTCCGCCCAGCGGGTACAGCGCCGTCGGTCTGTCTTCGGCGTCCGCGGTGACCTGCCGGACGGCATCGACGTTTGCGTCCATCCAGGCGTTCGCTTCGCTCGCACCCTCGCAGTTACCGGTCAGGCGTCCGATAGTCGTTGTCTTTGTTCGGATATCCTCGATAGTTGTCGCGGCGGGGAGGTGATAGACAGTGAGCCCGGCCTGTCGGAGCGGGGCCACGTCGCCGGCGCTGGCGTTCGGTGCGATCACGAGGTCCGGGTTCGTGCTGACGACACGCTCGACGTTGACACCGAAGCTCGCGGAGACGTTCGTTCGGTTCTCAGCGCCGTCCAGATAGCTTGCATACTGGGTGAGCCCGACCACTTGGGAGCGGCCACCGATCTCCCACATCGTCTGGGCAGCCGAAGGGTTGGTCGTCGTGACCCGCTCCGGGCGTTCCTCGAGGGTGACCTCGGTCCCGGTCGCGTCGGTCACCGTGACCGGAAACGAGCAGCCCTCCGCCTGTGTGGCTGCTGTTGCTGAAGCTGGAGTGACACCCGCGAACGAGCCGACAAGCAAGACAGAGACGAATACGAGAGAAAGTCGTCGCATATCCTAGGCGGGTGTCAGGAGCAATAAATACTTATCTACTGCAACTGGGCTTTCATACATGCGTTTCGCGGGTCGGACTGTCGGGTGGTCGGCGGGGCTCGTCGCCGTCCTCTGTGCCGTGGTGACGACGAGCGCCGGCATCGGCCCGGTGTGGATTCCGCCCGACGTCGTCGGGAAAGTGCTGCTCAACGCCGTCGTCGTCCCGACTGGCATCTCGTTCTCCGGTCCTGCCGTCGACGTGACCACGGCCCACGTATTTTCCTACACCGTAAGCGACCTCCAGACACAGATAGTGATGCAGGTCCGACTCCCCCGGATACTGCTCGGTGCGGTCGTCGGCTTCTCGCTTGCCGCCGCGGGGACGATCATGCAGGGAATCTTCCGGAACCCGATGGCTGATCCCTCTATCATCGGCGTCTCTTCCGGCGCAGCGGTCGGCGCGGTTGCCTTCATTGTCGCGC includes:
- a CDS encoding PGF-CTERM-anchored ABC transporter substrate-binding protein; translated protein: MRRLSLVFVSVLLVGSFAGVTPASATAATQAEGCSFPVTVTDATGTEVTLEERPERVTTTNPSAAQTMWEIGGRSQVVGLTQYASYLDGAENRTNVSASFGVNVERVVSTNPDLVIAPNASAGDVAPLRQAGLTVYHLPAATTIEDIRTKTTTIGRLTGNCEGASEANAWMDANVDAVRQVTADAEDRPTALYPLGGGYVAAGNTFVTSLIELAGAENVAARNHTQYPQLSDEVILQLDPDVLFVTENTATVAETEPYASTTAGETNSTVAVQVRNINQPAPRSVVSFAHNATAQLYPDRYDADSYVPRSAVMPAETKTSEPTPADHTPSTDQSTTDASGPGFTAVGALVALLALVCTQQVRRRRP